Genomic window (Paenibacillus sp. PK3_47):
TCCAATCTCCCGTCATTGGGACTTGTTTTGGTCAGAAGGCCTCCGCAAATGCGGTACGCAGTACGTGCAGCACTGCTCTGCCCGGACAGAAGGATTAATTCCAGAATCGGCCGGCGGATGACGCGGGGGCGCACCTGATATACATGGCAGCTTCCGTGATCTACGCATATCACCCATTTCAAAAGCTTCTCCAGCCACTCCAGGTAATAACGGGCAGCCCAATCCGCATCTTTGCCTTCGGGCAGCTGTACACGCTGAACAGAGCGTACGCCTGAGAGAGACTTCTCCTGTGACCGGAAAGGCGGGGGAGTAGGAACCAGCTTATTACCGGAGTCCGGGACAGCAGGTTTTTCCGCTGTAAGCGCCGCCTGGACTGCCTCCGCAAAAGCCGTTGGTTCATGGCTGCTGAGTGGCCCATTCCCAGAATTGGACAGGCTTTCGGTGACCGGGGAGGTCTTGTTTTGGGTTACGGTATAAATCGTCGTGACAGGTATGCCATAAGAGCCAAGAATCCGCTCCGCTTCAGGACGGCTGCGCACATGGCGGGACTGCTGGTCCCGCGGCAGACCTGCTTCCATATATCCGCTTATATAAATAATCTCCTTGATTCCGTTCCTGCAGGCGGCACGGGCGAAATTGTCTGCCAGAATGACCTCCATATCTTCAGGACTGGCCTGGGTCAGCCTGGCCGATGATACGACAGAATGAGTCAGGTACACGGCATAATCTGCACCTTGCATAGCTTCCTCCATAGAGATCCTGGAGAAGGGATCACAGGAGCGCCATACTGCATGGCTGCCGCCGTTCCCGCTGTCTGCCAAACCGGATAAAGCGATGACATGATACTGAGCAGTCAGCTGAGCCAGCAGATGATGCCCGGTACCGCTGTTGGCCCCAGCTAGGATGACGGTCATCCGCGCTCTGGCGGATGCAGCTGTTGTTGGTCTGGTTGTGTTCATGCAAGTTCCTGCTTTCCTGATCGTGGAATGAAATTATGCGGTATGCTGCCTCTGGATATTGAACAGTACAATCTCCACCTGAAACACTCCGCTGTCATAGGTAATATCCAGCAGACCGCCGTATTCCTCTACAGCCCTGCGGATGTTCTGCAGTCCGATGCCATGTGCCCCTGTGTCCGGCTTGCTAGAACGGAGTTCTCCGTACAGGCCGGTGCGGATATCATGATCATATGGATTCCGGATCCGCAAAAACAGGCTGTCGTTCAGATAATGCATATGGATCGCGGCATACCGTTCAAGACCGGCCTTCTCCGGAATAGACTTTACGGCTTCAATGGCATTGTCCAGGGCATTGCCGAGGATGACGCTCATAACAGTGGTATCCAGCAGCAGATCCGGTGGAATATTCACCTCCAGCCGGAAGGGAATATTGCTGTTGCCGGCAACCTGCTCTTTGTAATTAATCATGGAATCAATGACGAGGTTTCCGGTGGAGCAGCTGCCGGCAGACGTATCGTTTGCTCCAAGTAAACGGTCCAGCTCATGGATGGACTTGTCCTCATCACCGGCAGCCAGCCGGGCACGCAGACCGAGCAGGATATTTTTGAAATCATGCTTGAATTTGAAGGCTTCCTCCTGCATATTACGGGTCATCAAGTACTGATTGGCATAATAAGTGTTCTGCTGTTCCAGCAGCTTTCGCCGGGCCTGTTCGGTCTGTACACACATTATCCGGTCGCTAAGCACAAAAATCAAAAGGTTGATGGCAAGCAGCAGAACCGGAACTACGGGAAATAACTGCGGATAGCTTTGAAAAAACAGATTGTCCGACAAGCGGACCAGAGCAGCAATGCTCAGCAGAGGGCTGAGAAATAACAGGCACCAGTACCAGCCTGCCAAATCGCCCCGGCCGTTGCTTTTCACAACCTTTAGCAGGACAAAAACAAACAATAAAATAAGAAGCTTGGACAGGAGCAGACTGATAAGATACCCGGTATCCGTATATGATAAAGGGATGACAGCATCGCTAAGAAAGATTAGTGCAGTGACGAAAAGCGAGCTGTATAATCTCCACAGCAGGCTGCCTTGATAAAAGAAAGTTACCCCCATAATAAGTCCGGTATTTGCTGCAAGCAAGAAGAGGCCTGGAAGCTGAATATGATGCAGGGCCATATGGCAGGCAGTATAAAGTCCATAGAGCGACAGCACAATCCATCTGTTGCCAATACGGCAGCGGAAGCAGCCGCTGAAGAAATAGTGAAGTATTACAGGAATGAGAGGGAATGCAGTGAAGTACACGATCTCATCCCGCAGAGCTGTAGTCAAATGAGCGCCCCCCTGAAGCTGAGATAAGCTTTGCGAACCGTCAAGCTGTTCTTTTCACTCACCGGCAGCTCACTGCCGTTAAGTAGTATAATCCTTTTGGCGCTGATTTCTTTAACATAATACAAGTTCACGATATAAGACTGATGAATCCGGGTAAAATAGCTTGCCGGCAGCTTCCCGGCTTCTTCCTTAAGAACCCCGTAGTACTGCAGTTCTCCTTCTTTGGTGACAAGCGTAATTCTCCGGATGCGGCTCTCCAAATAGACAATCTCCCGGAAGGGTATCATCAGCTCCTTACCCTTTTGCTGCACTGGCAGGAAGTTCAGCTTGCCGTTCTGGCGTGTGCGGACCGCTTTTTGCAGCGCCGGTATCAGCTTTTTCATAAAAACCTCCTGGTTCACCGGCTTCTTAATAAAGCCCGACGGACGGACGTCGAACAGCTGCAGATGGTACTGCTCATGACTGGAGATATACATCAGCTGCACAAAATCATTTTCATCATCACCCCGAAGCATCTGACCGGCTGTTATGCCATCCATTCCTTCCATCTCAATATCCATATAGACTAAGTCAAATATACAGCCGTGCTGAAGAGCCTCAGCGAAGCTCTCTCCGGAGTAAAACAGGGAAACTTCCAGGGTCTCCTCACAATAATGCTGCCCACTCAGAATTAAATTCTCAATCAGTCCCGCCGCCTGCGGATCATCATCACATACGGCAATATGAATCATCCTGTCACTCCGTTCACTATGTATCAATTTGTTACCTGTATATTCAGTATACATTTTCAGGAAAATACAGGCCAGGCAGGGCTTATTTTGCCGCAAAAACGACAATAACTTCCTCGAATTTAACAAGACCCAAGGCGGGAGAAGTCCTGCATGGTAAGGTTACCCTGTCCAAATACAGTTTTAAAGGAGTGTTGTCATTGAATACGCCCGTGCTTGAAGCCATAGCTCTAACTAAAGTGTACAGGTCCGCATTTGCGCTCCGTGAATTTAACATGAGGATTGAGGAGGGGGATATTTACGGGTTCGTCGGCGAGAATGGGGCCGGTAAAAGTACTTTGATGAAAATTATCGGCGGGCTTGTACATCCGGAAAGCGGAGAATTGCGTTTATTCGGACAGCAGGGGAAGCAGGGGCTCATGGAAGCCCGTAAAAGGATTGGATTTCTCATTGAAAGGCCGTCGCTTTACCCGCATATGAATGCTGAAGAGAATTTGAAATTCTACTGCCATATCTTCGGCATCCGGGACCCGGAAAGAATCGGCGAGGTTCTCCACGCTGTGGGTTTAACAGAAGCCGCGAGCAAAAAGACTTCGCAATATTCGCTCGGTATGCGCCAGCGTCTTGGACTTGCCATTGCCCTGCTTGCCAGGCCGGGATTTCTTGTGCTGGATGAACCCGTCAACGGGCTGGACCCGGCAGGCATTCTGGAGATGCGGAGGATTCTGGAGCGCCTGGCGCGTGAGCAGGGGGTAACGGTTCTGGTTTCCAGCCATATTCTTGGTGAGCTGCAGCTGCTGGCTACCAAATACGGGTTCATCCATCAAGGCCGGCTCATTCGGGAAATAAGCGCCGGTGAACTGCTGCAAACAGCCCGTTCGGTAATCACGCTCTCTACGCCTGATCCGGCAGCCGCTGCGGAGAAGCTGAGGCAGCATCTGCAGCTGCATAACATCTCGGTGAGCGACGCCGGAATCATCGAAATTCCAAAAGAAGATATGGATTTGGAGCGGTTGATGTCTGTGCTGCTGCAACAGGGTATCCGGGTAGACGGGTTCAACCTGTCCGCACCCAATCTGGAGAACTATTATATGGATTTGATTGGAGGCGGAAACAAGTGAGAGGATTTATAAAAGCTGAACTGTTTTATCTGAAAAAAGATTTGGCGTTCAAAAGCATCAATGCTGTTTTTGTGCTGGCCTGTGCTCTGCTGATGGTGATCTTCGGGAATAAGGGCGGGTATGGACTGACCAGTCCGCTGGAGCCTTTGCGTATCGCTGTTTCGTTTTCCCTGTTTCTTTACTTTATTATGCCGATGCATGCCTGCTTTTTTGCCACGGAAGGTTTTGAGCACGGGTCCATACAGAATATTATTGCTTCAGGCCAGCGCCGCTCAGGTTATTTTCTGGGTAAATTTGTGCTGGAGGTCCTGGCGATTTTATGGTGGCTGGTGTTGTTTTTCGGGATCTTTTATATTTTTTACATAACCGCAGCACTGGTAACCGGATCGCATATAGGGAATGGAAGCACGAAAGAAGACTTCATAAAAGCAGGCACAGCTATTGGGTTAAATTTGCTATATTTATCTGCATACGCTGCTGTAATTATGATGCTGGGGATAATGATCCGTAAAGCGGCCCCGGCCGTGGTTGCCGCCTTTTTCTTTATTTTCGGAAATATGCTGCTTACGGGTTATCTTAACGAATCTTCTTCAGCCTTTCTGCGGACAGTATCGGACTACTCGCTGATGACTCAGATTATGAAGTTTTCCGGAATGTATGTGTTGAATTCACAGCAGATTGGTCTGAGCGGACCGGACGACTATGCTCAGGTGGTGCTTATTCCCCTGGTGGTTATAGCCGTGTGCCTGAGCGCAGCAGTGATTTTTTTGGAGAAAAAAGATATTCATATATAATGGAACATAGGGACTTATGCGTTAGGGTCATTGGAGACAATTGTGGAGGAGGAGGCGGCAATGAACAAAATCGGGAATGTGAGAGAGCTGGCCACCTTCGCCGGAGGCTGCTTCTGGTGCATGGTCAAGCCGTTTGACGAGCTGCCGGGGATTGTGTCTGTAGTTTCGGGTTATACGGGCGGACACACGGTGAATCCGACTTATGAGGAAGTAGGGACGGAAACGACGGGGCATGTGGAGGCGGTACAGATTACCTTTGAGCCGGAGCTGTTTCCGTATGAGCGGCTGCTGGAAATCTATTGGCAGCTCATTGATCCTACTGATCAGGGCGGCCAGTTCATGGACCGGGGCTACTCTTACCGGACGGTGATATTTGTCCATAATGAGGAGCAGCGCAAGAAGGCAGAAGCCTCGAAGGAGGCTCTGAAGGCTAGCAAGCGGTTCAAGGGACAGATTGTAACGGAGATTGTTCCGGCGGGGACGTTCTATCCTGCGGAAGCTGTACATCAGGACTACTATAAGACCCATCCGATGAATTATAAAATGTACATGAAGGGCTCAGGACGCGATGAGTTTCTCGAGCAGCACTGGAACAGCCGGGAGGACCGGAAGCGGCTGCGGAGCAGGCTGACTGAGCTGCAGTACGAGGTTACTCAGAACAAGGCGATGGAGCCTCCGTACAAGAACGAATTCTGGGAACAGACCCAAGAGGGGCTGTATGTGGATGTGCTGAGCGGTGATCCGCTGTTCAGTTCTGCGGACAAGTTTGACTCCGGCACCGGCTGGCCGGGGTTTACCAGGCCTGTTGCCGGCGGGCTGATCCGCAAGGAAGCGGATTTCAGCAGCGGCACGGTGCGGACGGTAATCCGCAGCAGGCTGAGCGGGGCTTATCTCGGCTATCTGACCTATGACGGCCCGGAGCCTGCGAAGCAGCATTACGTGATCAACTCCGCGGCGCTGCGTTTCATTCCGAAGGAGGAGCTGGAGACGGAAGGGTACGGCAGGTACCTGGCAGGACCAGAGGTGAAGCTATAAGTGTATTACGTACACTTATTTTGCCTGTAGAATGGAGCAAATTATCCATAACTGCACCTTGTACACTTATTTTGATGCGATTTAGTGATTACGGCCAGAAACAATAAAATTAATTG
Coding sequences:
- a CDS encoding ABC transporter ATP-binding protein, which encodes MNTPVLEAIALTKVYRSAFALREFNMRIEEGDIYGFVGENGAGKSTLMKIIGGLVHPESGELRLFGQQGKQGLMEARKRIGFLIERPSLYPHMNAEENLKFYCHIFGIRDPERIGEVLHAVGLTEAASKKTSQYSLGMRQRLGLAIALLARPGFLVLDEPVNGLDPAGILEMRRILERLAREQGVTVLVSSHILGELQLLATKYGFIHQGRLIREISAGELLQTARSVITLSTPDPAAAAEKLRQHLQLHNISVSDAGIIEIPKEDMDLERLMSVLLQQGIRVDGFNLSAPNLENYYMDLIGGGNK
- a CDS encoding NAD(P)H-binding protein: MNTTRPTTAASARARMTVILAGANSGTGHHLLAQLTAQYHVIALSGLADSGNGGSHAVWRSCDPFSRISMEEAMQGADYAVYLTHSVVSSARLTQASPEDMEVILADNFARAACRNGIKEIIYISGYMEAGLPRDQQSRHVRSRPEAERILGSYGIPVTTIYTVTQNKTSPVTESLSNSGNGPLSSHEPTAFAEAVQAALTAEKPAVPDSGNKLVPTPPPFRSQEKSLSGVRSVQRVQLPEGKDADWAARYYLEWLEKLLKWVICVDHGSCHVYQVRPRVIRRPILELILLSGQSSAARTAYRICGGLLTKTSPNDGRLEFLQIPGTRECIIAIHDYLPSLPWTLYKYTQAKVHLWVMAAFRRHLQRMAAVQL
- a CDS encoding sensor histidine kinase, which gives rise to MTTALRDEIVYFTAFPLIPVILHYFFSGCFRCRIGNRWIVLSLYGLYTACHMALHHIQLPGLFLLAANTGLIMGVTFFYQGSLLWRLYSSLFVTALIFLSDAVIPLSYTDTGYLISLLLSKLLILLFVFVLLKVVKSNGRGDLAGWYWCLLFLSPLLSIAALVRLSDNLFFQSYPQLFPVVPVLLLAINLLIFVLSDRIMCVQTEQARRKLLEQQNTYYANQYLMTRNMQEEAFKFKHDFKNILLGLRARLAAGDEDKSIHELDRLLGANDTSAGSCSTGNLVIDSMINYKEQVAGNSNIPFRLEVNIPPDLLLDTTVMSVILGNALDNAIEAVKSIPEKAGLERYAAIHMHYLNDSLFLRIRNPYDHDIRTGLYGELRSSKPDTGAHGIGLQNIRRAVEEYGGLLDITYDSGVFQVEIVLFNIQRQHTA
- the msrA gene encoding peptide-methionine (S)-S-oxide reductase MsrA; the encoded protein is MNKIGNVRELATFAGGCFWCMVKPFDELPGIVSVVSGYTGGHTVNPTYEEVGTETTGHVEAVQITFEPELFPYERLLEIYWQLIDPTDQGGQFMDRGYSYRTVIFVHNEEQRKKAEASKEALKASKRFKGQIVTEIVPAGTFYPAEAVHQDYYKTHPMNYKMYMKGSGRDEFLEQHWNSREDRKRLRSRLTELQYEVTQNKAMEPPYKNEFWEQTQEGLYVDVLSGDPLFSSADKFDSGTGWPGFTRPVAGGLIRKEADFSSGTVRTVIRSRLSGAYLGYLTYDGPEPAKQHYVINSAALRFIPKEELETEGYGRYLAGPEVKL
- a CDS encoding LytTR family DNA-binding domain-containing protein, yielding MIHIAVCDDDPQAAGLIENLILSGQHYCEETLEVSLFYSGESFAEALQHGCIFDLVYMDIEMEGMDGITAGQMLRGDDENDFVQLMYISSHEQYHLQLFDVRPSGFIKKPVNQEVFMKKLIPALQKAVRTRQNGKLNFLPVQQKGKELMIPFREIVYLESRIRRITLVTKEGELQYYGVLKEEAGKLPASYFTRIHQSYIVNLYYVKEISAKRIILLNGSELPVSEKNSLTVRKAYLSFRGALI